The DNA sequence CAGTACTGTGGGTCCCCGAATGCGCCACACGCGCTCCGGCACGCCACCCCGCCCTGGCTCCCTGTGCTCGTCACCTTCAGCTCCTGCGGGCACGCAGTGTTCAAGTCCGCCACGCACCCCGTGGCGGTGCAGTTCCCGGCCCCGGAGGTGGTGGCGGCACCCTGCGGCACTACCAGCATCGGGAGGTTGTACCCGTCGACGAGGCTGACGTCGTAGAAGTCGAGCCCGCCGGCACCGTTGAGGGTGAACTCGGCGAGGGTGGCGGGAGGGGTGGCGCCGCTGCCGGAGCACTCGAGGGTGGAGGACCCGCAGTCGCCTGTGAGGCAGGCGAACTTGCCGTTGGCAGCGTCCTGGGAGCAGAAGGTGCGGCCCCAGAGGCGGCCAGACCAGGAGGCAGGGACGGCCACCGAGGCGGACTCGCCGGGGTTGAGGGCGAAGCCGGTGGTGGAGAGCGGCGCAGTTCCGGCGCTAGAGAGGATCCCCGGCCAGACCGTGAAGCTGCACTTGTTGACTATGTTGAATGTCGCTGAATTTGCACCTGCAAGCTCAAGAAACAGAGCATGAGCCAAAATCCGAGCCGAAACCACCCGAAGTTTGAAACTTTAAACCAAGATCGGATCCCCATTGAAGTGattttgggagaaaaaaaacaaaaaggacctGACAAAAGACGCTCTTTCAACACTTGAACTTACAAGTGATGGAGAAGATCAAAGCGTGGAAGAACAGAGCAACTGCCATTCCGAGTGAAGCCATTGGGTTTCGAATCTAAGAATGAGGAACCGAATCGAAATTCAAGATTTTAATTGTATTAAGAATGAATGTTCTCGTTTCTCTGAGAAATTCAGAAtaacttctcttctttgtgcgaGAACTTTTGAAGAGCAAATGGAGGAGGGAAAGAGCAGAGCATTTTATAAGCCCGGGGGGGGGACGACAATGGCGGTCGGCGTCAGTCGGTGGGGGCCTCTGAGGATGTGATGGGACCCCACTACTCCCCAAATTTTATATcgg is a window from the Rhodamnia argentea isolate NSW1041297 chromosome 8, ASM2092103v1, whole genome shotgun sequence genome containing:
- the LOC115728313 gene encoding pathogenesis-related thaumatin-like protein 3.5 isoform X3, whose amino-acid sequence is MASLGMAVALFFHALIFSITCANSATFNIVNKCSFTVWPGILSSAGTAPLSTTGFALNPGESASVAVPASWSGRLWGRTFCSQDAANGKFACLTGDCGSSTLECSGSGATPPATLAEFTLNGAGGLDFYDVSLVDGYNLPMLVVPQGAATTSGAGNCTATGCVADLNTACPQELKVTSTGSQGGVACRSACGAFGDPQYCCSGAHGTPDTCGPSRYSEFFKSACPKAYSYAYDDGTSTFTCASADYEITFCPRPSASVKAAGGEYAVAAEASGGVASSWTPPLSVVAVVVSATVWLLRRPS